A single genomic interval of Daucus carota subsp. sativus chromosome 1, DH1 v3.0, whole genome shotgun sequence harbors:
- the LOC108204465 gene encoding probable glycerol-3-phosphate acyltransferase 3 codes for MHLCHWDIKLHQCCIYRTLLIKFLQYQIIQTSSSLSLKMVFFKSFSFIKFVLILFRVLPKHYNKQKGLQISSASDVYVESFPQFKHRCSESSETTLIFNVEGTLLRSSSLFPYFMLVAFEAGSIIRALLLLLLYPFLRLISEEMSLKVMVLVCFMGIKKESFRIGSSVLPKFFMEDVSAESFAALRMAKKKIGVTELPQVMVESFLRDYMEVDVVVGRELKEIGGYYVGLYEEKETSKRAQCAEAKLFRDVAELSSTVIGLDNISCSTQNQLFSGCKEIYMVSEAEKLNWSILPRDRYPKPLIFHDGRLAFRPTPLSILAMFMWFPFGLVLSIFRITIAVILPLNVSLPVLFFSGIKLRLLNSDSLNNADHDIIGPKGTLFVCNHRTLLDPLFLSFGLKKPVAAVTYSLSRLSEMISPIRTGRLTRDHDQDSKMMKELLNHGDLVVCPEGTTCREPYLLRLSPLFTELSDNIVPVGMDSHVTMFHGTTAGGSKCLDPFFFMMNPDPSYTVRFLNRVRGASLCKQGDRSRYEVANVVQSELGKALGFECTMHTRKDKYLSLAGNEGLVSA; via the exons ATGCACTTGTGTCACTGGGACATCAAATTGCACCAATGCTGTATATATAGAACATTGCTAATCAAATTTCTTCAGTATCAAATCATCCAGACCTCCTCCAGTTTAAGTCTTAAGATGGTTTTCTTTAAATCATTCTCTTTCATAAAATTTGTCCTCATTCTCTTTCGAGTTCTTCCCAAACATTACAACAAACAGAAAGGCCTTCAGATTAGTAGCGCCAGTGATGTTTATGTTGAATCTTTTCCGCAATTTAAGCATCGGTGCTCAGAATCTTCTGAGACTACTTTGATCTTCAATGTAGAAGGAACTTTGTTGAGATCTTCTTCACTGTTTCCATACTTCATGTTGGTGGCTTTCGAAGCTGGTAGCATCATTAGGGCTTTACTTCTCTTGCTGTTATACCCTTTTCTTCGTTTGATTAGCGAGGAAATGTCTTTAAAAGTTATGGTTTTGGTGTGTTTCATGGGGATAAAGAAAGAAAGTTTCAGAATTGGAAGCTCGGTTTTGCCAAAGTTTTTCATGGAGGATGTCAGTGCTGAAAGTTTCGCGGCTCTGAGGATGGCTAAGAAGAAAATTGGTGTGACTGAGTTGCCGCAAGTGATGGTTGAAAGTTTTTTGAGGGACTATATGGAGGTTGATGTTGTCGTTGGAAGGGAGCTAAAAGAAATTGGTGGATATTATGTTGGATTATACGAAGAAAAAGAGACGAGTAAACGAGCTCAATGTGCAGAGGCAAAATTGTTCAGAGATGTTGCAGAACTCTCCAGTACTGTAATTGGATTAGATAACATCAGCTGTTCAACTCAAAATCAGCTCTTCTCGGGTTGCAAG GAGATTTACATGGTGAGTGAAGCAGAGAAGCTGAACTGGAGTATCCTTCCGCGAGACAGATATCCAAAGCCACTTATATTTCATGACGGAAGATTGGCCTTTAGGCCAACACCATTATCCATCTTAGCCATGTTCATGTGGTTCCCTTTCGGTTTAGTTCTTTCTATCTTCAGAATCACAATTGCAGTCATTTTACCACTCAACGTATCCCTTCCAGTTCTATTTTTCTCAGGAATTAAACTCAGGCTCCTGAATTCTGACAGCTTAAATAATGCTGATCATGATATTATTGGCCCTAAAGGAACTCTTTTTGTATGTAATCATAGGACACTACTAGACCCCTTGTTTCTTTCTTTCGGTCTAAAGAAACCTGTTGCTGCGGTCACATACAGCCTGAGCAGACTGTCTGAGATGATCTCCCCAATCAGAACCGGAAGGTTAACTCGAGACCATGATCAAGACAGCAAGATGATGAAAGAGTTGTTGAATCATGGTGACTTGGTTGTCTGTCCTGAAGGAACAACTTGTAGGGAACCTTATTTACTGAGGTTAAGTCCTTTGTTCACTGAATTAAGTGATAATATTGTCCCTGTGGGAATGGACTCTCATGTGACAATGTTTCATGGCACAACTGCTGGTGGATCAAAGTGTTTAGACCCCTTTTTCTTCATGATGAATCCTGACCCGAGCTACACAGTCCGATTCCTCAACAGGGTTCGCGGTGCCTCGTTGTGCAAGCAGGGTGACAGATCAAGATATGAAGTTGCAAATGTTGTACAAAGTGAGCTTGGCAAGGCATTGGGGTTTGAATGCACTATGCATACAAGAAAGGACAAGTATTTGAGCTTGGCTGGTAATGAAGGACTTGTTTCTGCCTAA
- the LOC108222463 gene encoding uncharacterized protein LOC108222463 isoform X2 — protein MDHSALEDRDLESGGTGSEDELSSGSISSNKSARSVFGRLRTDILGFEGYGKDECSSSTYNMSGNSNQALYENKDSLTDKHLEQGIEQLPVTEKKNIKEKRKNSFRKASRPPRPPKGPTLDVSDLKLITEISDLAKKRRARIKRIKALREMKTKIASPSSSSSSSLIGRLAAMVATLLLFIVILFQGILSKHTSSASFKGSPEPAAAAHDLISVRFFNSTPISGGSAPSSILPKYSYIPLHQKPEAVKWEQ, from the exons ATGGATCATAGTGCCTTGGAAGACAGAGACCTTGAGAGTGGAGGAACAGGCAGCGAAGATGAGCTGAGTAGCGGAAGCATTTCATCCAACAAGTCAGCAAGAAGTGTGTTTGGTAGACTTAGGACTGATATTTTGGGTTTTGAGGGATATGGCAAGGATGAGTGTAGTTCGAGCACCTATAACATGTCAGGAAATTCTAATCAGGCTTTGTATGAAAATAAAGATTCTTTAACAGACAAACATTTAGAACAAGGCATAGAACAGCTGCCTGTTACAGAGAAAAAGAACATAAAAGAGAAAAGGAAAAATTCTTTTCGAAAGGCCTCTAGACCCCCTCGACCTCCCAAAGGTCCAACACTGGATGTCTCAGATTTAAAGTTAATTACGGAAATTTCTGATCTTGCTAAGAAGAGGCGTGCAAGGATTAAACGCATCAAGGCACTTAGGGAAATGAAAACCAAGATAGCATCgccatcttcttcatcatcgtCATCGTTGATCGGTAGGCTAGCTGCCATGGTGGCTACACTTCTCCTTTTTATTGTTATTCTCTTTCAAG GCATTTTATCAAAGCACACTTCAAGTGCTAGCTTCAAGGGATCTCCTGAGCCAGCTGCAGCAGCACACGACTTGATATCAGTTCGCTTCTTCAACAGCACCCCTATAAGTGGGGGCAGTGCACCGAGTTCCATACTTCCCAA ATATTCTTATATCCCATTGCACCAGAAACCCGAGG CTGTAAAGTGGGAGCAGTAG
- the LOC108222463 gene encoding uncharacterized protein LOC108222463 isoform X1 yields the protein MDHSALEDRDLESGGTGSEDELSSGSISSNKSARSVFGRLRTDILGFEGYGKDECSSSTYNMSGNSNQALYENKDSLTDKHLEQGIEQLPVTEKKNIKEKRKNSFRKASRPPRPPKGPTLDVSDLKLITEISDLAKKRRARIKRIKALREMKTKIASPSSSSSSSLIGRLAAMVATLLLFIVILFQGILSKHTSSASFKGSPEPAAAAHDLISVRFFNSTPISGGSAPSSILPKYSYIPLHQKPEDLYISSPF from the exons ATGGATCATAGTGCCTTGGAAGACAGAGACCTTGAGAGTGGAGGAACAGGCAGCGAAGATGAGCTGAGTAGCGGAAGCATTTCATCCAACAAGTCAGCAAGAAGTGTGTTTGGTAGACTTAGGACTGATATTTTGGGTTTTGAGGGATATGGCAAGGATGAGTGTAGTTCGAGCACCTATAACATGTCAGGAAATTCTAATCAGGCTTTGTATGAAAATAAAGATTCTTTAACAGACAAACATTTAGAACAAGGCATAGAACAGCTGCCTGTTACAGAGAAAAAGAACATAAAAGAGAAAAGGAAAAATTCTTTTCGAAAGGCCTCTAGACCCCCTCGACCTCCCAAAGGTCCAACACTGGATGTCTCAGATTTAAAGTTAATTACGGAAATTTCTGATCTTGCTAAGAAGAGGCGTGCAAGGATTAAACGCATCAAGGCACTTAGGGAAATGAAAACCAAGATAGCATCgccatcttcttcatcatcgtCATCGTTGATCGGTAGGCTAGCTGCCATGGTGGCTACACTTCTCCTTTTTATTGTTATTCTCTTTCAAG GCATTTTATCAAAGCACACTTCAAGTGCTAGCTTCAAGGGATCTCCTGAGCCAGCTGCAGCAGCACACGACTTGATATCAGTTCGCTTCTTCAACAGCACCCCTATAAGTGGGGGCAGTGCACCGAGTTCCATACTTCCCAA ATATTCTTATATCCCATTGCACCAGAAACCCGAGG ACTTGTATATTTCTTCACCATTTTAG
- the LOC108222463 gene encoding uncharacterized protein LOC108222463 isoform X3 has product MDHSALEDRDLESGGTGSEDELSSGSISSNKSARSVFGRLRTDILGFEGYGKDECSSSTYNMSGNSNQALYENKDSLTDKHLEQGIEQLPVTEKKNIKEKRKNSFRKASRPPRPPKGPTLDVSDLKLITEISDLAKKRRARIKRIKALREMKTKIASPSSSSSSSLIGRLAAMVATLLLFIVILFQGILSKHTSSASFKGSPEPAAAAHDLISVRFFNSTPISGGSAPSSILPKLYDKAGGGSG; this is encoded by the exons ATGGATCATAGTGCCTTGGAAGACAGAGACCTTGAGAGTGGAGGAACAGGCAGCGAAGATGAGCTGAGTAGCGGAAGCATTTCATCCAACAAGTCAGCAAGAAGTGTGTTTGGTAGACTTAGGACTGATATTTTGGGTTTTGAGGGATATGGCAAGGATGAGTGTAGTTCGAGCACCTATAACATGTCAGGAAATTCTAATCAGGCTTTGTATGAAAATAAAGATTCTTTAACAGACAAACATTTAGAACAAGGCATAGAACAGCTGCCTGTTACAGAGAAAAAGAACATAAAAGAGAAAAGGAAAAATTCTTTTCGAAAGGCCTCTAGACCCCCTCGACCTCCCAAAGGTCCAACACTGGATGTCTCAGATTTAAAGTTAATTACGGAAATTTCTGATCTTGCTAAGAAGAGGCGTGCAAGGATTAAACGCATCAAGGCACTTAGGGAAATGAAAACCAAGATAGCATCgccatcttcttcatcatcgtCATCGTTGATCGGTAGGCTAGCTGCCATGGTGGCTACACTTCTCCTTTTTATTGTTATTCTCTTTCAAG GCATTTTATCAAAGCACACTTCAAGTGCTAGCTTCAAGGGATCTCCTGAGCCAGCTGCAGCAGCACACGACTTGATATCAGTTCGCTTCTTCAACAGCACCCCTATAAGTGGGGGCAGTGCACCGAGTTCCATACTTCCCAA ATTGTATGATAAAGCTGGTGGAGGTTCTGGATAG